The Vitis vinifera cultivar Pinot Noir 40024 chromosome 16, ASM3070453v1 DNA segment GATCAGTGTTCCCATTGAACTCCAAAGGCAACACAGATGATTCCATTCTTTCACAACAATGATTGACCTTAGAAGAAAATATGAAGTATCTCTACTTTAGTATGTGAGAAATAGGTGGATGAAAAACTTTGAATATCTAAGAGAGCTTTCAATGCAAGTTATACGTACCAGAAGAGCCTTGTTCAGAGGTTCTGCATATAAACAAGAGGAATTCATTGTTACAACCTTGAACAATCATAATAAACATGAAGAGAAACAGGAGACTTACATCAGCAAAATGCATAGATAATTTGGTAATAAACTAATCAGTTTTACAGACCCAAAACTTACAACCTATGGTAGGATTACAAATTCCCCAGTTCAGAAGAACAGTAGTTGGCACACATCTACACAGAATTCTTTATAGTCTCTAAGATTGCAATCTAAGTGAAGTTACTTGTAATAGGGTGGTAATCAGGCAGATAGGTAGATCCAACTGAGGATAAAAATACAAGCCAACACTGAAAAGTAGGCTTAATTTATATAGCATATTGAGAAGGTTCTATCCAGGTTTTTAGTTTGATGAACCAATCAAGTAAAAAAGCAATCTCAGCGCAACAAATTCTATAACCCAACAAGATACACAAGAAACATGCAATTATAAGATATATAATAAAGAATTGGCCTGTCCTTTTTATCCATAAACAGTGGGGCTATTTGCTGAAATTCTTGACTGAAATAAAGAGCTACATGGGATAAATCGAAGGTGTGATGCAAAAGACAACATTCTATTCAAACAAAAAGGGATTCGATATACTTTTTGGTCTTAATAATCATGATGAAAAGAGTGATAGGAGAAGTAACTGGTGACCTAGACATTTCACCAGTTCAAGCAGGTTATAGGATTATTACtcagataatttattttttggttttgagaaaatgaatAGCCggataaactaaaaaaaatgagccAATTCGTGTGTGTTTATATATCACTAATATACATATTTACACACACATATCTTCAGTAAGATTTTAGCATTTTGTCTCTAACACAGAAACCCAATAGCCCACTTTGCAAGATCAAGGAAAAACATGGACTCATGATTCTTTCCTTGAGAACTGTCTATTAGTTTATCCCGATATTTTggcatatttttaatattataatcaataaattttttgaaaaaaaaaattatttatcatgtCATGGCCTGATAATGTGAGCTTGCATTTTTCAGGAGCATATAGatggtttttcttttaacttttatagTATTGTTGATTCTATGAGACAAGTATCATAAATTTAAGATCCTTTCTCCCAAGACAGAAACTAGAGATGACAAAGCAAGgtctttgataaaaaaatatatacataagtCAGAACAGCTTCATCTCAAACTTGACCATGGACAGAAGCTAAGAGCAAGAGAGAGCAAGCTGTGTCCTTACGTGCAGGTGTAGTATATTATTATCAACATGGTAACATGTGAACTTTTCTATCCTATCACATGTATTTGTGAAAGAAGGCAAAGCCCCAAGCTTACAGTTGAGCAGAAGCAACCCCAATAGAATCATTGGATAGCTTTAACCTTATGGCACAAATTATGCTTATAAACAGTACTGATTCCCTACTGTGCAGAATACGTATCTTCAATCTGTACTGGAGAATCAGATCCTAAGAGAAAACCCTTAGCTAATAAGCCATTTAGTACTATTAAGTTAAGCATAAAAGAGATGctctttttggaaaaaaaaaatgaagagggGAAAAACCATTACAAGCTCAACATCCTATAATATAGCAAATAAGATTATTGGGTCTAAAACAGGGAAGATTACAATTATACCCCTTCTATGGTATAGCAAATAAGAAACTCTGGCATAGTCATAATAAACACAAACAAAACTTCCATTAAAAGATATCAAGGCAGTGTCCATTAGTGTAATGGTAGTAAAAGTACTACTATACTAATAACaactgaaaaaataaaaatagtattaaaaacAGCACACCAGGCTCCTTTTTTATCAGTTCTGTAAAtcttggaaggatttctcatccttcattGTCCTCACCAAGTTCAATGCAACGAATTATTTTCCTTCTAATAAAACAATTACAACAACAATAACAGAGTTGTGGGTAGGGGCAGGCAGAAACTTGAGCACGATAAGAGCACATAGTTAAACTTGATCTTACACAGTTACACTCTAcataattcattatttaataacagGCTCCCATGCATCTTTGAGAAAATTATGAACTAAAAGTGCttgatacatttaaaaaaaaaccaaaaaatgaaaaaagaaaaaaagaaaagcactTTCAAACCAACCACATTCAAAGTGAGTGTTCAATGAGCCTACCCTTGTCATACCACAAAGTAAGCACACACCATGTTCTCATTCAATATATCAAAGTAATCCATGTTCCAACTCACattagataaaatatttcattccaTCATCAACTATAAATCAAAAGACTATattataaatggaaaaaaaaataaacaaaaaaataaaagacaggAAGAAGCTAAAATAGGGAGGAACCTGAATATGATCTGGACCAAGTAACTTTTGGTTGCACTTTAGAGGTTTATGAAGATATCTAAGGGCCACATGCACATGTCCAAGGCCTTCCTCCATCATAGCCACATTGATATATGTCGCAGCAGTGTTTGGATGAGATGGGCCACAAGTGAGATGCAGAAGATACAGAGCGCGTTTTACATATCTGATCAATGAAAAATGTGGCCAGGGGTAAAAATCAAATGGAAGCAAAAAGGCCATGGATAAACAGGATAGTATAGAATTCTGTGTTTTACATCGCTTAAAACATTTTGGCAAAAGCATGATAACTTACAGAAAAAGTTATGATTAGACGGGGTGTTATTttcaagttaattaaaaaaaaactatgatttagcattcaaacaaaataaaaagtgaagcaTGTTGCTGAAACCTAATAGAACAAAATGGAATCACTACAGAAGCAATAGTTCCTCCTATAATCCTAATGGTAAGTACATATGTTCCTAGCATAAGAAAGAAACTAGAGCACAAACTAGTATGACATTATTGATAAACCCATCAACTACATGCATCCAATAATCAGTATACTTCATGTAAAGCAGTCCTAAAAGACAAAAAGGCCCGATATTAAAAGAatcaaacaattaaataaaaagaaatgaacaaGCAAAAGAGATATAAGCAGTCCTGGAAGGAGGACATACTACATATATATGACCATACTACCAGGTTGACTTTTAGGTCAGCAGATCAATAACAATCATATTTTAGTAGCGTCATGTGAAACTTTGTGTCAGCATCTTTGTAACCAATGCACTTTCTAATCTATCCAATAGGTACACCAGATTCTCTATTGACAGAACCATATGGCTTTATCAACTATTAGAGAATTGATTAGAAGTTGTTTAGAAGATCAACAAGTAATATGGAAGACAAGctaatatattatttctaaaGTACAGTCCAAATGGTGCACAGAAAACTAAACAAGTGAAATATATTAGATGCCATTGGCAAGTCAAACAAAGGTGGATATATTCTTATATTAGTGCTCCAATAGCATTTACATATTAGTGCAAACCTTTGATTCAACATCCTTCATAATCTTTAGTCAAATAaaattcctcaatttttttccacTGCATATAATTGGGACTTGACTTAACAAAATTATCATTCAAACAGTGTCAGAATaaaggttttaaaaaactaattggCATAGCCATTTCCCTTTTATTCATGTCAGACTCTCAATAATAAATGACAATATCATCttatttagtgaaaaaaaaactaaatgacAACAACAATAAAGAAGGGAGGTTTCAAGTTTGAGTTCCAGtagcaacaaaaaaaatggtaagtatcaaaaaagggaaaaacaataTAACTTGACTGCTGAAATTTCAAGCAAGAAAGCACAAATGTTTATGAATAATACATGAAAAGTCAATAGTGCATTACACAAGACCAACATACTTGAGAGCCAGTTCAGTGTGTTGAAGTCCGTAATAGAACACAGCAAGATCTCCATAACTCTTCATCGTGTCTGGATGATCAAGTCCTAGTTCTCTCTCATTGATGTCCAATGCCTTTTGTTGATAAATTGTGGCCTTGAATTGGGACAACTCTTGAATTAAGAATAGgcaacaagtaaaaaaaaaaaaaaacagcataGATTTACGTGGAAAACCCTAGATGGGAAAAACCATAGgcaaaggagaaaaaaatccACTATGTCAAAAATTGGTGCAAAAGGGGAGAGATTCGAACGACTACTACATAGGCATAAACATCACAACCCTAAATCCTATACACCAACGCATAAACATCATAACCTGATCCCTGCACTACCACCACAAACCTCCgaaaaaatctcataatttttctttaatacatATGTCGCACTGCAAGCTTTTTGGGTCGGACCAAGTAGAATTTGGGTCACCAAACTCTAACACATATCATGTAAACTTTCTCAAAGAAAGGAAAACACCAAATATCTTTGAAGGTTAGATGCCTATATAGTGACTGGAGCCTAAAAGGCAAATCTATTAGGTGCATTTCTAGAAATAGTTTAACAGAACATTGAGAAAgacaacaaatttattattctatAACAGAGAAGATTCCATGAACACCAAGACAAAATGGACTCGTAATGGACCTGATTGAAGTTCCCTGTATGATACAAAACTACAGCAAGGAGGCTGTAAGCTCCTGCTGCCATTCGATGGTAGGGACCACAAACTGCGACCAGCTTTGCCAGAGCCTGCAAAAAccacaaaaatacaaaagatagcatattaatttaccaatGAACATGCAAAGAAAGATTTTTCTACTGCACCCGATTGGTAGTTTACATATAGAAATGACAAACCGATGGACTTTTAAATCAAATACCTTTGTCCCATAGCTGACTGCATCTTCAAGTTTTCCCTTATCTATAGTTGTTTTTGATGATTCTAGAAGTTGTCGTCCATCTGCAGATGAGCATGCTGCTtgctgaaaagaaaaagaaatgcaatTAAATCCAGATTATTGAATGGTTTAATTATTTGTAAGACAAGATAAGAAACAATGTGTTCTATTCTTCTATCAAATAGCATAGTTTGTTCATCACCTTATGCACTAGTACCAAGCTAATAACGTCAAGTTTTTGGAAAGGGTATGGAGAATCCATATCAAAATCCCTTGGAACTAGCTCAATTCCCacctgaaaaagaaaaaggcagaatcgtCAGCCCTCATTTCCACTGTGAGCAAGAAGACCTGTTATCCATGAGTTTTTCCTAAGCAttacaaatatttgttttaatatatttcatttcctgGTAGGATTTTCCCTAAACTaggaaagaaattaattttgcttttaagaatatatatatataattgttgcCCATCCATGATATAAATATCCTAAGTAAGTTCTTAATTCTTTTTCCATTCTCTCAACACAACTGAAGCATTcttcaaatttatataaataaccCGTGATATAatgtttaaaatcataaaactacAAAACCCACATATCCAATATAAAAGAATGTGGGGCATGCTGAAAGTTTTGGAACACATAGGCCAATTCCAGCTTGACTGTTTCCTTATTGCAGGTGAACTAGCTAAGTGTAAGCTCCATCAGGGTCCTTGATCAGCTCCCCATGAGTTCCTAagattcaatttttgaaaattttagtttggTGCATAAGTCCGAAGTTCTAAGATGAAATTCCAGGTTTAATGTTACCTTGCTCAACGATTTTCCCCTGATAAACCACTGCTATGATATCTGCATTCCTGATAGTTGTCAAACGATGTGCAACAACTACAGTAGTTTGATTTACCATTACATTTACTAGTGCATCTTGGACGATGCGTTCAGACTCAGCATCTTGGACGATGCGTTCAGACTCAGCATCCAGTGCACTTGTTGCTTCATCAAGAAGAAGGATTCGTGGGTTCTTCAAAATGGCTCTTGCAATTGCAATTCTTTGCTTCTGTCCCCCAGATAGCTGAGTTCCATGTTCACCCACCATTGTGTCAAGCCCCTGTATACACACCACAACCATTCCAAATATTGCAGGCCTTTATAAGGAAAGAAGAATTGTTTCTCTATTTAACAAACAGAAGATTTGTAACTTTTTCTAGCATGCTGAATATGAAGGAATTTCACCATaataaaaggagaaagaaagaaaataggctTACCTTGGGCAGTTTGACAACCTACTATATATCTTTGTGAGAGGGAGAGGGTGCTTACTTAGCATGAAGTAGGAGACTATCCTACTATATATCCATCCACAAAGAGAGAGATCTCTACCCCAATGCCCCAAAAGATCAACCATAGCTCAGCTGCACCCCCAACCAAGATGGGTGATTATCAGGTTTGAGCTGCAATCATCCAAAGGAACCGACTGGCTGCAACCTAGCGTCTCATCTATAACAATTCTGCATACACCAAATCTTGACCTTCTAATGGAACTGTTTTTTGATTGAATTGGAATTGAAACAAGAGTATACAAATGTTGATTTTTCCAACACAACAAGTTCATAATTTGAAGAGGTATGATGGCTGCATAAGTatagatgtaaaaaaaaatagcctTATTCTGAAAACAGAGAGGATTACCTGCCCAACCATAACCACAACTGAAACCGACCGGCACATTATCAGATGGAAGTTgagaaaattctggaaattTTTATAGTTCTCATCAATGTACTTGGAAATTTGTTGTCacaataaaaaaccaaaaacaagaGGTATATTATGAGAGAGTAGAAGCTCAAACCTGTAAAATTTGAATGCAATTCTAAAGAATGACTTGCAATGACCACCAAGAAACCATGTCAAGACCCATCAAATGGGTTCCATTTAGTAACAAATCCACCATCTAAAGAACTTTCCTCAAGATTTAGTAAGACTTGTTATACCAATTTGTATCCACCATATGGTGGGTTTTGGATTTTGATCCCAGTTTTTCTGCTGCTGACAAGGGGAAAACTTATTGAAAACTACTGCAACTGGGATCCATATTCTGATCAACTAAgccaaaattttcttcaattttgacAGTTAGTATGCAATAGAAATCTAGCATGAAGTTTTTCTTCATCGATGTTACTACTAATACAACTCAAATTCCTAAATCCCCTTTAACCAAGCTGGACTTAGAAGGCCTGTTAATGGCCTTTGGACTAGGCTGACCAGACCCACTTCCTATAACACAGGATGtcaatctaaaagaaaagaccaGGTTCATTTGAGAATTTGTACCTTCCTTTTCAACGCATTGTTGGCTTCAATTAGCATATGTTCCTACACCCACATTTCCTTACAAGGACTCTACCTTGCAAGTCTTGAACTTGATTGTAAAGAATGTGGTTCTTAGTTACAACCATGGTAATTAACATCATAGAAGACATGCCAAAATATaataaccaaaattaaaatatatccataagcttaacaacattgaaaaaaaaaaaaaaaaagacattacaaagaaattgttagcaaaaaagaaagaaaaatgtctcTAACATCATCTTAAGTAAAAAATCTAAAGCACAAgtaaatcatcattttcatccatcATTGTGAGTTGGGGCTGTGAGTCATGAATTGATGAATcacctagtaaaaaaaaacaccaaaaaaaatattagaaaactttactaaatattttaataaaaaacaattcataaaattgataattatgTAAATCGGTTACCTTCTTTTTCCTTCCATAACCAACTTTGAGCACACATTAAGGCCTCCAAAGTATCTGGATGAAGCCTACTGTGATGTTTTGATACCACCCTACCACCCGTGCTAAAGACTGACTCAAATGCAACTATAGATACCGGAATAGCATAGATATCACGAACAATCATCTGCAAAGTCGGATACTTTATACCATTTGTCTTCCACCAacttaaaacatcaaaatttgaATTCCTTGGCAGAATAGACTCCTCTAAGTAATAATCTAACTCCGACTTCGTATGACTTTCTCCAATGGTACTATGAACAAATAAGTCAAACTTTGAAAGAGGATCTTGTTCATCATAGTTTAACTCCAAAAGAGTTGAACCTGATGAAGTACCATAGGATGAAGTTTTTTGCCCCAAATTAGACTTTGATTGATACTCAGAAAGCAACTCATAACACATTCCACAGATTTTTTCTATCTCATTTGAAGCTTCAGACCCATACATTAGTGGAAAGTAAAACTCTAAAATCTTTATCTTGTATCTTGGGTCAAATATAGCTGCTATTGCCATCACAATATGACACCCACTCCAATACTTGTCAAACTTTTGCAACATACTTGATGTCATTGTTTTCACAACATCATTTGAGCATATCAACCAATCATACAATGCCTCTTTGATTTCGCACACTTTGATGAAGAAAGTATTTGCAGTGGGATAATTTGGTCCTGAGAACAACTCTGTTATGttgtaaaacaatttcaatcttccacatATTTCCTTTGCCATATTCCATTCTTCCTCTGATGGCACAACCATGTAGTATTTTTCACGTTGCTTCAAATGTGGGAACACATCTTTATATGTTATAGCAATTGATAACATCAAGTATGTGGAATTCCATCGTGTCTTACAATCAAGACTTAACTTCTTATTGCATGGAATACGCAATTGGCGAGCTGCATCTTCAAACTTTTCCATTCTTAATGGGGTTGCTGACCAATATGCAACACTCTCacgaatttttttaatttctacttCAATGACATCCAAACCTTCCTTAACAATTAAGTTCAACACATGTGCCGCACATCGCATGTGGAAAATTTTTCCATTCAATAAGAGTGAATCTCTCAAACATAATTTCTCCACCAAGATATTGATCATTCCGTCATTACTTGAGCAATTATCCACAGTGACTATAGAAACTTTTCTATCTATATTCCAATCCAACAAGAAATCCATTAATACATCTGAAAGAACTTCTTTTGTGTGTGGAGGAGGCACATAAACAAAcctaaattaagaataaaaaatatcattaacacaaacaatatcattaaaggatcaaataaaaaaacactttgaaagttaaaaaaaaaacataactaaCCTTACAATATGATGGTGTAGTAACCAAGACTCATCAATGTAATGTACAGTGACAGCCATGTAGcctttcttttgatttgatGTCCACATATCAGTTGTGATAGCAACTTTACTTTGAAGTTTCTCTAAGTAGCTAATCATCTTATCTTTCTCAACCTCATAAATCTTCATTATATCACCCTTAATCGTATTGCGGGAAACCATCTTAAACAAGGGTTGGAGACTAGTAGCAAATTCTCTAAACCCCACATGGTCAACGATTGAAAGTGGGTACTCATGCAATATAATTGCACGTGCAAGCTTCTCTCTTGACATTTCTTGATCAAAGGTAAAACCACCAATTTGAACTTTTCCATGACCTTTTCTCTCTACTGCCAATAATTGTTGCCTAATATCAACATTTCTTCGTTTCATGCACCTATCTATGTGTACATGTAAGTGTTTTGTCCCATTCTTGCTATCGGCCTTAAGCTTTCCCTTACAATGCTTACAAATAGCATAATCTTGTCCATCTTCTATGATTTTATCGAAATCATTCCAAACAACCGAAGTCAACTTTCTTCTTTTAGATACCAAGGTTCCATCAGTAGTTGAAGTACTGCCTGTAATTGGAGTTGAACCCGCACTTGGCATGGAAAAGTTTTCCCCTTCTTCtgatgtcatttttcttaatataaaataaagtctatAAGTAAAACAttcaaacctaaattaataGCCTAAAGCTTGGATAGGGCTTGAAGCAAAGGTTTAAAAGGCAAGATTGTATTTAGGTTAACCTCCAAGAATTGCAAGATGTCAACATAGTTTCcattaataggaaaataaatgtaatagaAAAGCATCGAGGACAGTGCAACCGAAAGACACATGCAGTTTATATGGACAACCCATAGCAAgtgagaagaaaataagaagaaaataaaaaaaacagaaaacaaagcaaacaaaagcaaacaaagaatattctaaaaagtaataaccagaaaacaaaacaaaaccttgAAATTAGGAATATTTAACCAATATCAAAACTATTAACGGAAAAAATTTGcaaatcaaattctctaaagACAAAAGAATTTTAGGGAAGAATAATTCTATATTGAATGGCACAATATGGAGACCACTAGCACAAAACACATACAactgaaaaatattgaataggATTTAACATGGAAGCAAAAGTGGCagtttcataaaaattaaacaagggCAAATGACTCATTTGTAATAGTTACTAGTAAAAAGCACATGAATATTAGTGTCATTAGATTGTATCTTAGTGTGATACGCACTAGAAATTGGTTCATTGATGGAATGCATAGTAGATGTTCAAAGGGAAAAGAAGCACTAGTTAGAGAAATTTAACTTAATCAAACCCAAACAAGGTAGAGTTGAGACTAAAAGGGTCTTACAACCAACCCTCTTTGACCTACAAACCATATCCCAATTAAGTTAAATATTCAATGGAGTACCCCCAAAAattgaagagagagaagagtgaATAGAAATCTATCAAATACCAAATGTATTCTAAGGTCCTCCATTTATCCAAAAAAAGATTCTCACATTCCCCTCcctccaaaccatccaaaacaATGCAAGATAAACTATACACCGAAGTTCCCTTTATCTAGAAGTTTCCAgcatctttattatttatttattttttccttcctaATTTGACCTTCAACCCAGCAGCAGCCTAAAAAGGGAAGACAAAACGTTTGAGCTATCCCAGCTACTCAATCTCTACaccgaaaaaaaaaaggttgtgaTGTCATCAGCATATAATACACGTGAGGTAATCCTCACCCCTTGGTCGCATAAAAGCCAACCCAGCAGAGATGTGTGCCCCCATCCAACCAagaacacacacacaaaaacaaaaacaaaaaaacaaaaaaaagaaaaaaaaaaaaaaagaaaagaagggcgCAAAAAGACTGCTATACACATCATTTTGCTACACCTCGACAAATAGGAATTGAAATAATGAGTCATATTCCTGACTGTTTCAATGCAATTTTAGTCCATCCAAATGCCATCCAGAACACAACATAAGAgagaaaattccaaatttcctGTTAATGTTATCATAAGCATTCTCAATAAGAAGTTCTACACCATCTACTAACCCCTAATATCTTTCTAAAATCAAAGCAATCAATGCCAcactgaaattttttttatcttcccCAAGCATTCCACAACTCCCATAGTCCCACCAGCTTATGAACACTCATTCTTAAAGCAAAGATCTTAGTAAGGGTTGGTAAATATCCCCAACACACCATTGGTTTCTAATGCCTTTTATGGCCTCTGTTCCCCCATTAGGAAGAAGAATACAAAAATTACATTCAAATTTCCCTCAAACTCCACGATTTCATGAAAAGATTGAAGAGCGCCCAACAACACCACTTTAACCATTTTCCAATTCTGTAGCCAATATGCCATTCGAGTCCAGGGCCTCATCACTACTTAGGCCTTTAAGGGCTTGCAGTAAAGTCCCTCTTAAGTTGAAGTTGCTCAAGGGAATCAATATGGCCAAACTCTGAACCACCCAACCTCCAACATATGGTGTCAGAGTGGAGATTCTGGAAGTAAAGACCGATGAATGAGTTTATTGATGATCTTCTGATAAAAGAAATGACCTTATCGGTGATCTCATCATCCTCAGTCCaccattttgattttgatgctAATGAGCATTAGCCAAATGATGAAAGTGCTACATATTTAGGTCATCGCCCTTGAGCCACAGTGCCCTAGATTTCTAATGTTCACTGATATATTCCTTTCAAACTAGCCTACTAAAGGTCTCCTTTGCCTCACTACTCTAACCCTAGAAAAATTTGACGATAAGACCCGTTTCTCAATATGAAGGGAGTGGAAGCATTTGACGATAAGATCTGCTTAGCCCCTATTAAGATTCGCAAGAAACGGATTCAAAACCCTAAATAGCAACCCgaaaactaatagaaaaaaaaaatccttcaataATCTGAAACTGGAAATGGAAAAATCCTAAATCTCGTATCTCTTTCTCGAATTAGAAACGGAATACAACACCAAATCAAGGCatcattcaaccaaaaaatctTACCGGTTTGTAGATACGTGAAGATAATAGTTGTGATTCTTGATTTCTTGTGAATATGGGATAAACAAGGATGAATCGAGAGGAAATGGATTTTCGAATGGATTATCTGATGGATTTCTCCATTGAGTGGGAGGAAAAACCCTAGCGTTGACAGAAACGAGAACTGAGAGAAGAAAACCTAAAATGAGGAGAGGAAACTAATATTTATAAGTGGGGGGTAAAGTAGTAATTTCATATTCGGGGCGGGTCAAATTATAACTACACCCGACCCCGCCCCGAACCCGAttcgggtttttaaaaaaatcctgaACCCGGCCCATCCCCGACTGCCATGTTCCTATACCCGTCCCAataggggcggggcggggcaggTGACCCGGGAAACCCGCGAAATTGCCATTCCTAAAACTACCAAAGGAATTAGTCCATTTTCTACtattgtttagtttttctagTTGGCATTTTTCTTGATGTCATCTGTAGGCCAAACgtttttgtggaaaaaa contains these protein-coding regions:
- the LOC132252683 gene encoding ABC transporter B family member 9-like, translated to MVVVCIQGLDTMVGEHGTQLSGGQKQRIAIARAILKNPRILLLDEATSALDAESERIVQDAESERIVQDALVNVMVNQTTVVVAHRLTTIRNADIIAVVYQGKIVEQGTHGELIKDPDGAYT